The genomic interval GTGTGTTCAGTGACTGTCTTCTTGATCCAATCCGTGTTTTTCAATGTAGCGTctagatgaagaaaaacaagtcaAACATTCAGTTTTTACTTTGCTTTGTAAGCGTTGTGTAATCGATCAATAATCTAATGAACACACGCTTGGTATATATGGTTAATGTCAGGTGACCTGCACACTGCTGGTCGACAATGCTTTACAAGACAGTTAAGAGGTTTCATATTGGTCAGTCCACTTTTCTCTCAATGATTTCCTCCTTCACTGCTGTTTCAGAGAAAGGTCTGGATTTCAGAACTAATCTGTAGGGTGTAAATTAGTGAAGACTTTTCCCTGGTGCAGTTTTAACACTACATAGAATCAGTATTGAGCAACAGACACGACCCTAGGAATGAATTCAAAGTAAATCTCAAACCAAATTAATATTGCAAAACTGTTCAGTTCTGCACAACTGAAGGATGTTGTACATAATGAAGCAGCTTTGGCTTATCTCTGAGGTGTCTTATTAACATGAACTGAACAGACTTTCAATGAGTCCTGAAATATTGGATTAAAATAATAGTTGAGACTCTAATGGATGATTTGATCCCACCACGTGTGGCTGACCTTTCTGCCATTTCTGCTGCAATATTAACACAAATATCTGCTCCTCTTGCGAAATAATACAATAATCTCTTGTATGATGTAATGATGCTGACGGCAGGAAAACCTCACCTTCTTGCAAAACTATACATCGCTTCTTTTCTCTCTTGAAGAGACAAATGTCTGTCAACTGGTGATCTCCCAAATGATTTGGCAGCAGGCTGTGGatgaaaagaaaactgaattatcaatttagtaaaaaaaaacaaaaagctagATGGATTGCTTTTAAATCTGGCACAAGATAAAAGTAGCTGAACTAAAAAGTCCAATATTTAATTGTTTCTAATGCAACATATAATTCCCCAGTAAAGTTCTAGGAAATATGAACTTCATTTCAGCTTCATTTATATATTGGTTGCTTATTGGTTTTAACATATTTTGAGAACGGAGAAAATGAGGAGTTCAACACATTCCAAAAATCTCTACAAGACAGACTGTCACAGCAACAAACAACATCTGCCTGCTCATATAAATCATCACTAtcatataaaatgaaaaaaaaaaataaacagattaaacAAGAATCGGAGTGGGCAAGTATGCTTGCTTTaagaaatgtatgtatatatttattattggataataaccctcacaggtactgcatttagcatacaaaatatgctcaaatcataacatggcaaactgcagcccaacaggcaacaacagtgtgctgacttgactatgacttgccctaaactgcatgtgattatcataaagtgggcatgtctgtaaaggggagactcgtgggtacccatagaacccattttcttttttttattattatttttcgcTTTTTAagcgttttttttattgataggacagtggatagagtcttggaaagggggaaagagagatgacatgcggaaaggtccacaggccggattcgaacccgggtccaccgctgccaggactgagccttggccacacatgggcgcccgctctaccgactgagctagccAGGCGcccccatagaacccattttcattcacatatctggaggtcagaggtcaaggtaccccgttgataatggccatgacagtttttcctcgccaaaatttagcgcaagtttggagcgttatttggcctcctttcgacaagctagtatgacatggttggtaccaatggattcctttggttttctagtttgatatgatgcgtatcttcactctagctttaaaactgagcctgctataacctaaaaatcccaaattGCGTTagagaaatttgtggcgttaaaacaaatttgcgttaacgcattatcacgttaacctcgacagccctaatgtttacAGATGATTAAAATGGATGCTAAATGATAAATTTCCCCATCAGACAGTTCAGACACAGCAGCATGTTGAATCGTCAAACCTTTATGGTGGGAGAAGAACCAGAGCAATAGGAGCTGTCCATAGAAGACCCAAATGTCGGCGTCCCGGTTGCTTCCATTGGACTTTCCTCCTTGTTCTCCAGCAGATTTGTTATGGTGGTGTCGACACAATTGGTTTTTGCTGTACACAATCAAGAGACAGCTGTAAGTGCATAGCAATTTAAACCATATTCAAGTTTTTGAGGGATGTTTTACAAATTGGAAGAATGAATAGAGCAGAGtgacataataataaataatgacagTACATTCGAGCGAGTTGGCAGGGATGTAAACATGCACTGATATTGGGCCCTACCTAAGTCCTTTGCGATGACATTCAGTGGGACATGAGGCAGCACGTCCTTCACCTGTTGGGCCATCTTAGCAATCCTATGATCATCTGTACCCAAACTCTGGACCATGAAACCAAGGCCAATAGATCCAGGTCTGACACCTACGGTAAGGAAAAGCACAGCTGAccatccccccaaaaaaacaaccagCAGGATCCTTACAGGTAGGGAATCAGGTGtattgtgtgttcatgtgaTTGACTTACCTGTAGACGTTTGTGGTACAGTGTGCCTTTTCCGTTTGATGTGCTCAGCTTTATCAGCTTTAGTGATCTTGGTGGAGACCAAGCCAAGTTCACCAGCTAATAGCTGAaattaaagacaaataaaacacaccTTTAGCGTACGATTGCAGCACAAAGGCAACAAAGAGGAGGCATTTAGTGAGACAAAATATAGGGGGGGATAAAAATCTAacaatattgtgcttttagggAACTAAATATTGTAGTAGTCATTGTAGTTTCCTAATGAGGGGCCTGGGTATGGGTGCTAGGGTCAGAAAACTCAATAaattgttatttgtctttactAGAGATGTCATGAGAACAGATACTTCGGTATTAAGTCGATGCAAagattctgaaaatgtgatggtattaatttttctacagtacaacAGGTGTCCCATCGTCCAGGGAACAATAGAAAATATGTTTGTGACaaagtaaactcactatcgaggCATCCAGGGAATGCACGCTAttgcaccctatttttcccctgataatgctacactgtgaacaacaaacctgtgtcGAAATCAGCAAGACGAGAGCAAGTTAACATTAATGTTAGCTGCAGGACTGTGtagcttaccggctgctaacagctaacgttaactaactctcGTCCtaccgatttcaacacgggaggtgccattgatgacattatgatgcattcaggctctattcagtaaaaatggctattgggcaaaggtaatttataacgttatcatgatgcgttcaactGTAAGcgagaaaattaaataaatagttgtttgaaggagatgttttcacagcaatataaaatagatattagagagggaattatgacctgtttaacttcctaacaaaaaacagtatgcaaacggtaataaaggagtggatgttgaagtgcacgggatttattgttttattttaattttctaccgtggtattgaattgttaatgagaatcatggaatttcacttagggctgcatgatcatggccaaaatgattatcccgattattttgatcaatgttGAAACGCGATTATCATCACGATtactctctaatatctattttatattgctgtgaaaacatctccttcaaacaactggatttattcaactTTCTAGCTAAAAACTACATTGTACAAGATTGCGTTACTGACTGTGCCGCTGCCTGCcgacgtaaaaccatcatgtggcggctgcacatgtgtgtgaccGGCAAAAAAACAGATATATGAGACTGTTGAAAACCGGTCGGCTTCGATCGGCTGCTGATTGAGGGTGCATCTCTAGCTTAGTTAGATAGGAAGcacttgatttatgcagcagagatttctatgagcagagcatccattttaaacgtcaatattgcAGTTGATCATGTTAATTTTTTGTGggattgtgggaagccaaaattgtaaatgcgattaatatttgatttttttttgttgatatttgTGCAGAACCTAATTTCGCtagtattggtattgactactaatTTTCTAATGTCTTGACACCCTTAGTCTTTTCTGTTACAAATCAAACCCTTTATGAAACGACTCAACTGGCAAACACTGGTTTTACCTCCTGGACTTTGTTGGCAAACTCCTGCATGGACTCCCCATCTTGTCTGGATACTGGTGGGAGCCAACtgggatgaaaatgaaaaaagaaaaaagccacaggtgaagtaaaaaaaacaattatggcaatagaaatgttcagaatctatttaaaaactgcatttgGAACTCCGCATTAAACAAGTACTCACAAAAGCAATTTAGTTTTAAAACCATTTGAAACTTGTgctcattaattaacattaCTGGCCAGAGAAGATGAGCTTGGGGTTGGTTGTTGTGCCAAAGCCAAGTGTTTTCATCagcttttgtctttttgtacTCAACTCACATATCCACAAAACTACCTCAgtttacatgaaaaataaaactattgGGTTATTATTGATCATTCAACGGCAGAGGATCACAATtccacttaaaaaaacaaacaattgatGATAGAAATAATGATACAAATTATTTAGTACCTTACATGATACACTGTACATGGAgcaaaaaatgtccataagagCTCCGTCAGCCAGCTTGACTCAGGTGTGCTCTGTGGAAAGACAAAATACAATGAACTCAATCATAATGTCATATTACAGTGTAGTGTGACATGCCCTACATTTCACTATGCACAAACACTCAGAGAGAATATGGACAATAATAGCTGTGGCAGGGTGTCCTGGTGACCCAAACTGTCCTgcagttatttaaaaatatcCTCACTGATTGTAAAACTGCAGCCACTGCTGCTCACAGCAACACAAGACACAATTATTCTCAGTACTGAGATGGCTGGATTAGATTTAAGCAGCCCACACTAATCAGCTTGCTGTTACTTCCAGGAAAGTTCACTTATTTTGCACTGATTTTCCACAGCTGGGAATGGTACATAAAATGCAATATTTTCCGCTATTGAACTCCTTCTTTCCTCTGTTTGTTAACATTTTGCATTTCAGTGTCTGGTTACAGGCATGTTCCATGGTTTATATGTCATTACCAACAACATTAAGAAATGTCTTCTTGTACTTGTTGTGCAACACTCAGATATTCTAGATTCAAACAGTGAACGCTGTAAATACACAATAATCATATTTTGGTAAAGCTATACATCTTATTTTTGTAACTTGTTGATGCACTCAAGTTCAAATGACATTACCAAAGCAATCAATGGTCTGGTCACCCGTAAGGCCACAGGTTGAATGGAATCAGTCAGTGAGAAAGGCCAGGAACTGAGGGGGAAAATATATATGTAGCATGTTAGTTGGTGAGTCTGTAAGGTTGAATAAGCAAAAtctgaattttttatttttttttttacttaagaGAAATAGAATTTCTTAAGACATCAaatttatttcatttgaaaatattaataaagcaACATTGAGGATCATGAGGCCAGTAAACTGGTGGTGTGTTTTGTACATGGCACAACGGAGTTTTGGTCTGATTTAGAGATTTTAGTGTGCAGTGAAAAACTAATATAAACTGAATTTCAGAACTCTGCAAACAAAAGCATTGCAATATTCGGTGAAACTTTATAAtaaacatcatttataaatggtaagttgatagttaattaaacttagttaatagttattttactgttaacaaacagtgaAATGATAATTGATCATGTTTAAtgattattagtaatgctatgatttctgtcattttatctgtagtttgtATAATATGAAatcattagtttataaattgtatattgtatcatagctgataggagatgataacaattacattctgattacattattaaactattaacagtttattgctgtacacattataacattgtatatactatattaagtatgtGTAAGTGATTATCATTAACAGGATTTGTAACCttttaagaaatcatttgtaaaacatctataaacattacatagatagatggaccagaagccaatctatctaaataatgtttataaatgctttacaaagtatttattaaccatttaacaatatattataatcatcagttgcaactttataatagccgtccaaataatgtttatagatggtttacaaaccaattagttattaaccattaacaaagtgtaaCAATGATCTGGTCCATCTATGTAAAGTTTAAAGATAatttacaaacaatttcattaaggttaaaaaaataatttcataatcattaacaaatacttataatatagtatataaaatgttataatgtgtgcaacaataatcTGTTGCAACATAAactatagcattactaataattagtaaacattaattataagTCTATGGTttcttaacagtaaaataactattaactataaatgtaccatttataaatggtagTTATTTTAAAGTGGTATCCAATGTTCTTGATCCTATTATGAAGTGCTCCTCCCTCTTTGATTAGGTTTCGTTGCATCTCTCTAGGAGACTTCAGCTGAAGATATAGCACACTTGGTTCTGAGTTACTCAAATTAACGATAGAAATGAATCAATTTTGCAGCTGTTTTCACTTCCTTACACTAATTTGCCCGTAGAACTCTAGAGGGAAATTAGTGAGGGGAAACAACCGCCAAAGTAATTAATCTCTATCTCAAAGTGCCATGGAAGAGGAATGATAATTTGTGGCTGGCTTGATTGCATCACTTTCTACAACCACAGTCATGAGTATGAGGCCAAAACACTGTCTCAATGTGCAAATACTGACAGATCCCAAACAGTTACTGCTGGGCTGTAGGACTGCTTTTATTATTGTAGGTAAATATGAATAGAACTAttcaaaaaacagaaacaaagagagCTAAAGTCGAATTTGCAGGAAAAAGTGTTACATTTTCTCAGTGAGTCATACTTTCTGGTCGAATTGCATCAACTAATTTCCACTTACAAATAATAACTGTTGTCGTTAGTGACGTAAATCAAACACTGAGTAGATTGATGCTGCAACAGAAATGTCAACACTAACCTGAACTTCAGCAGGCCAGCACGGCCGTTTGTGGTGTCCTCTTCAGGAAACAGGAGCAAAGgtggggtgccttcagttgagCAGTACCTCTGAAGAGTCTCTCCTATTGCTTCCTGTCCAGATGCCGAATGGATTTCCATGAATCCTCTGGCCCAACACACAAAGCCTGTGGAGCCCTCTAACTGGGGCTGACaagcagaaagagacagagcaTGGTTACCTAATGGTGCATTCACACTAAGCGAAGCAAACTTTTCGCATGGTGCGATTATAAACAAAGTCCATGCAAAGAGAGAGGCGAAAAGACCCAAATTCGCGCCGTTCGTGTATTCGcaggagttgaaatatttcaacttgagTGAGAAATTTGCGTGACGCTGTGTCACGAAACCCTGTCAGTGTTGAGAATCTCTTCCTGTCAGCACTGACGTCCTGatgttgttgaatcagaaatggaggaaaaaaatattgcagcCGTCTGTGGGCACCCAAAGCTATGATAGTACATCATAtttgtacagagaccggacgaaactctgtgtataaatgtatgtgtacaaaccacagactgtctatggtataaacagcaacgtcgctgccgtatttatgcctagatgaagtcatgttgagtgttgatggagcaggtacaatgttagcatagcctagCACTGATCAATCTGAAAATTTGCTTTGCTCTTAGTGTGAATGCAAAATAACACTGcatttaacagtaaaatacCATCATTTTATTCTGTTTCATGTCCCAGTGCACACAATGTCTCCTCTGCAAATGTGCATGTGTCACCTACAGCCGTTGAAATTTACATACAGAATACGATGTACTCATCCTTGTACATTCACAGTGCTTCAAATGTTACACTGACAAGTAGGTGATCTAAAAAAGTTTGTAGGTGCAGCAGTTATGAACACAAATAGAAGCACAGGTTCACTGCAGAAATTAGCATAGTCATTTCATAGGGTTAATCTATGACTATCAAGAGCgtaacaatatactgtatatagcttTGAATTCAACACCGCCGTTTTCAGCGTATGCTGACTGGTACAGGAAACATGTAGTATTCTTACGAATGAGAGATGGCTAAAATGttttaaacatactgtataacacATGAAAGTAAAACACTCACAGTGTGGCAGGGGGTCAGGAGGTTGATTATGTTGTGGTCGAACTCGGTCACGTGGTTGCATATGTACAGCTTGGTGTTTCTGTCTCTGGAGCGAGGGTTTTTCTGTCTCACATGCATCCCCAGGACTGAGCACATGACTCTGACAATAAATCTAAGAGAACAAAGAAATACAGGTGGCTGTAATCGGGAGGCCGCAACTTTTTAACATGCAGTGAGACATTCTcaataacacacacagtttcTCACTGCTCTTCCTGCAACATCCAGGTCATTGTGTGTTATTTAATTATATGTTGTGGTTCTTCAATCTCAGTCATTACCTTTAATTAAACATGGAAACAAGTTACTGACAGCCAGGTCTCATTTACAAGAGGTTACTGTGGAACAGACACATACCATTTAAAGTATATTGAGCAGCCACTAGCCTTAATGGTGTTTTATGGGTGGGGTGGCTGTGTTTAATGTAGTCATTACTCATTATAGCTGTAAGTGGCAGCCATGCTGCAattatttttaatgaattaCACAGTATGCATTATATAGCATGTGTTAGCATTAACTGTCACCGTTTTCCTTATACTTCTACTACCTCATGTATCATTAATACACACTTTTATATTAATTAGAAtaagattattattaatgaccCACACATGATTGCTACAACAGCTACTACTGCCACAACTACAACTGTTATTACTGATGAGAGTAAAACGTGTGCATAGAAAAATGTATACTTGCCTTCTAACAAAACTCTCTGGAAGTGCACAGCTGACCAAGAACACGTGGACACCGATAAAAATCCGTATTAACATCAAACAGATGCCAACTGGAAAGTAAATCAGCAACAGCAGGAGAACCACTGCATCTTTGGGAAACCTGTACAAAGAAAAGACTCAGTTAGTAaacaacatgtttaaatgcagtGGATGAAATTTGAAAAGGGTGAAGTCTAATTGCAGGTGTGATCTTTACAGAACACATAAATCACACTGACCGTGACTTAAAGCAATGAACAAACTTTAAAAGGAAGCTAAACAAAAGAGTGTGGACTTATTTCAATACTTAATGTACTTGTACTGAACCAACAAATAATTCCACACCAAGGTGAACTGCCAAATATCACACATTAACAGAAACTCCACATTCTGCCACTATGTATTGAATATAACACCGTTAGACATTGAGGCAATCCTCACTCTGTTAATATGAACTAGGCATAAAGAAACTGCAGGGcagtaaaaatatgtaaatctgTCCCACATCTGCTGGTAAACTACCATAACTAACTACTAGAGTTTAACACTAAATTGTGAATTTGAGCATTTCTCTCGAGTTTACAGTGACGAATCTTGTGCACTTTTATCTCATATTGTAAACAGACCTCACTggccttacattttatttttatacaggCTATTTTTCAAGGTGACCGCTCACAATAAGGACTAAAATCTTGCCAATGTATCACACACCttccttaaaaaaaactgaaatactgcaCATGCAGAGGGCACCAACATTGTCCCTCTGAGCATTGTTACATTATTAGAAATAGATGTTGGAAACCAGGGAAATATTGTGACCTTTGAAAGAGGGGAGGACCTGATTGGACCACAAAGGACATAATTtcaatactaataatataattgGAATGCTGCCAGCATCACCTATCTATCTCCTTCACTGTTGCATTAAGTTTCAGTTTCACATTAACCCACAGTCCAAATTTTCATTTCCCCATAAGTTATTACACGTGTCTCTAATTGATAGTCTTGGTGGTTGGGTGCTGGAGAACATCTGGGATGCccaataatattaaaaaggcCTAAAATCATACCCTCATAATCTGTCCTCCTGCACCTACAGGCCTCATGTCCCACCTGCATTCATGTGAAAGATGGGCCATGTATTGTTGGAGTAGGCCTAACGTTATATGGTCGAAGCAcaacttttacttttcaaatCTAAAGGGGATGTTAATGGCAATGGTGTTCACTCCACATACATATAAATACAGATGTTATCTACTAGCCTACTGTGTGAGCTTTAAGGACGTTTTCAGAAAACTTCCCTCTCAGCTAATCAGGATAAAGTAGTTCATTTCACCATGTCAAGATCAACAACCATGTGAGGTTAAGATAGCTAGTATGAGAAATATAAAATCTAAGGAGCATTCAATCTTGAATGCTCCTTAGATTTTATATTTCTCCTGGACTTTTATCCTTTTACCATCACAGATCATTTTATCCTTTATAAGACTGATCCTTCTGTTGTTCTTgttcagtctgtttatttattagttagtcTTATTTACATCATTAATCGTTTTGGGtcctgttatatatatatatatatatatatatatatatatatatatatatatatatatattgttgttgttttatctgtttttttaatgtacaaGCTGCTCCAAACCAATTGCCCCTAGAGggattaatacatttgtttgaattgaattgatagTTGACACATTTAACGCTACAGCTGATGTGTATACTGATATTATCATTGCACAAAGTGTAATAACAACCGACAGCAGTACAATGCTGACGTTAATGTCGCTGGCACACAGCTAGGTTAGCAGCTAGCTGCATGTCtgtgaaaggttatgaaaggaaGCAGACAGTAGTTAGCTAACAAACGTCACTGATAACATGAACTGTGTTTATTCAACACACAGGTTAAGTTAGTGCAACTCTGGGCTGATTATGTGAAGGTTACCAGCAGCTTGAATTAGCTAGATTACTCACCGACGAAAGTCAAACATGTCTTCAATCCCTCGGTTCTCCATGTTCAGACCTTTGCTCACaggctaatgctaatgctaatgctaatgctacaACCTGGTACCTACAGATAAATGAGTCATAACGTTCACGACAGCTATGTTGTCGCACCGGGGGGGTGAAGTTAACGCTATTGTTGCCCTGATTAGCCAGCGAGGTGTGAGTTAAATGTGGTCCAGCAGCCtatttgttcaagtgttaagTGTTAGCTCAGAGCTGTGTGTCCCCGCGGTGCTAGCAGCGCTAGCTCTGCTGCCAGGCCTGCAGCAGCCGCAACAACACTTCCGGACACAATCCTCCACAATAAAAGTCCGTAAAACGAACCTGACCTAAAAGTTTAGCTTAATTTGGCATATAAATGCAATTAATATTCATCATAAAACCTGTAGGTTATTATCATGCTTTCATGTAAGCTGTAGCtgtgaaagaaaaacatctaCACAGACAGACCCTCAGAGTCAGGGCTTTTACTTTCAAAATTAAAGTcccttataataaaaaacaacatggaaCAGTGATGGTATTCTGCCGCCTTCTAGTGGCTATATTTCATTATTGTTGGTTATTGGCTGAAATTACAATGGTGTGAGGCCCACAGTtgcaatattatatatatcacttTAAACTTAAAGTGTAAGAACCTGTTAATGTTTTTTCCTCTTAAAGACCACATTTACaaaggccatcagacttttaaatagataattcatactacaccttctcacacaaaaagtacctcaatcatatatcttatactgtatatactgtgtatgttcttaatgtatatattcttaatatgccttttacaaagtatttcttatatatgtaaatgcatacttcctgatatgtatatgttcttaatatgcccttgtacaaagtatttccttttataattgtaatataacttattatttttaatggagctttaccagcaaaaagcatttcacacgattgaaCTTGTATAAACGgcatgacaataaacatcttgaatcttgaatcttgggTACTATTGTCCCTTCAGTATGAAAAGTACAGAGCACAATATGCTAGCCAGACAGTATTGTGTGAATTTAGTGGACTGTGTAAATAGGAGGATTCATTTGGGCTTTACTGGGTTAAGGTAGAGGTATAGGTTAATCAAAATACTATGTAGTATTTGAAAATCGTCCAACGAGATTCTTAATTACGATGTTCTTTGGTATTTGGTAATGGGGAAATTAATAACAACTGCGTGTGTCCCAAATCTTGAGCGGCACTTTGCAGTGTCCATGAGAACTGACTCCCTTGCTGAATTAAAAAACTTCTAGAGCACTGGATTAACATTTGGTAATTTATGACATACTTGCTCCCATGTGTTTGCTGAGGCCTGTCAAGTAGCATCAGTATGAAAAAGCACTGGTTCAGAAGAAGAATGACACATAAATGACAAAGGATAGATACTACTACAGTgtccttttcatttttttcagttaGAAAGCAGATCATTAAAAACTGTGATTCATTAAAGACTGTTGTCTAGAATATTGTTTACATATATATTTGAATGATCgtattacagtacatgtaatTAGGATGTGTTACATGTCAAAGAATATACTTGATTATTGTGTGTGATATCACCCAATATTCTTTCAGTGGGTTCCCAGATTTCTTTGCCCTAGACTACCTTTAAAAGGGAAGGAGTGACTTCAGGAGGCTGAAATAGCAAGTACTACCTACATGATACAAAAATGGGAACGCGAAACTAATAGCTGCATTCCAGAAGAAGTTTGGTTACAATATTGTGAATTTCAATGAGTGAGTTAGTTACtatatttggtacaaacatAGTTTTTAAGTGGGATGAACTCCTGTTTGGTCTTCTATTTTCAACAtctacaaatattaaaacaaaaacacttatttgGAATATTGAGTGTAGCTGCTAGAAAAGCAATTACTAAGAAATGGCTTAAACCAGATACCCCATCATTAGAGAACTGGTATGATGtaatttatgaaatatttgtaaTGGAAAGAATTACTTTCTCAAAGAGGCTTCAAGAAACTAACTTTGAGGAAATTTGGAAGGAGTGgaaaaagtatatttccccaaaacgccctacttttctttaatttttctttttttctaaaagtaatttttttttaattattattatttatttaatcttatttcacatgaaaagcaccccatgttctatttgtgtgtgttctataatttcattgtgaaaagtggaaaagttggttcacttcatatttgtatctaattaagtatgtttatgtaaatatctgagtaaaaccaaataaaggaaaaccaaatgaaaaaaataaaaataaaaggtaaGAAGTGCCGTACATTTTGTGATAAAAGACCatagttatttttaaatgatatcATATCACCTAGCAGTCACCGACATATGAGATAACCGGGTGATTTGTCTTTTCGTCCTATTTATATATGATGTTATGTTATTGCGGATTTAGAACAGAGGATTTAGCAGTGCAACATTGTTACATCATGAGTGTTTCTTGAACACTCCCCGCCCACTAATCCCCTCCTGTCTCCCCCCACAGTCTCATCCCAGTGTTGTTTGGCAACACTATTACATTGTATAACCACTGCTGATAACTTAACATCGACTTTTCTTCTAGGAAAACAAACATCCCTCTTTTTAACTGAGCAAACACTGGACACCGGctcctttttctctctgacAGCACACCGC from Sebastes fasciatus isolate fSebFas1 chromosome 10, fSebFas1.pri, whole genome shotgun sequence carries:
- the aup1 gene encoding lipid droplet-regulating VLDL assembly factor AUP1 codes for the protein MENRGIEDMFDFRRFPKDAVVLLLLLIYFPVGICLMLIRIFIGVHVFLVSCALPESFVRRFIVRVMCSVLGMHVRQKNPRSRDRNTKLYICNHVTEFDHNIINLLTPCHTPQLEGSTGFVCWARGFMEIHSASGQEAIGETLQRYCSTEGTPPLLLFPEEDTTNGRAGLLKFSSWPFSLTDSIQPVALRVTRPLIALSTPESSWLTELLWTFFAPCTVYHVSWLPPVSRQDGESMQEFANKVQELLAGELGLVSTKITKADKAEHIKRKRHTVPQTSTGVRPGSIGLGFMVQSLGTDDHRIAKMAQQVKDVLPHVPLNVIAKDLAKTNCVDTTITNLLENKEESPMEATGTPTFGSSMDSSYCSGSSPTIKPAAKSFGRSPVDRHLSLQERKEAMYSFARRRYIEKHGLDQEDSH